In one Methylobacterium sp. SyP6R genomic region, the following are encoded:
- the pepT gene encoding peptidase T, with product MADETALRAQLVERFFRYLAVASQSDASATTLPSTPGQRALAELLADELRGLSLTDVVVDDHAILTARKPGTLPGAPPIGFVAHLDTVDVGLSPKIRPQVLLFDGADLCLNRDRDIWLRVAEHPEIVPYRGEDVIVGDGTSVLGADNKAAIAVLMTLLATLTPDDPHGDIWVAFVPDEEIGLRGAKALDLARLPVDFAYTIDACGLGEVVIETFNAAGAEIVFTGVAAHPMSAKGVMVNPLLMAHDFISRFDRAETPENTEGREGYIWFNGLQAHSGEARLQAMIRDFDKANFAARKARLHAVTEEIAALYPTGRVDCRITDTYGNIHDSLGDDRRSVDLLFAALKAEGIAPRQIPMRGGTDGAALSARGLPTPNYFTGAHNFHSRFEFLPVSAFAASWRVTRRICLLAAG from the coding sequence ATGGCGGACGAGACGGCCCTGCGGGCGCAACTGGTCGAGCGGTTTTTTCGCTACCTCGCGGTGGCGAGCCAGAGCGATGCCAGCGCCACCACCCTGCCGAGCACGCCGGGCCAGCGCGCCCTGGCCGAATTGCTGGCGGATGAGCTGCGCGGCTTAAGCCTGACCGACGTGGTGGTCGACGACCACGCGATCCTGACCGCCCGCAAACCCGGTACCCTTCCCGGCGCGCCGCCGATCGGCTTCGTTGCTCATCTCGACACCGTCGATGTCGGGCTCTCGCCTAAGATCCGCCCGCAGGTGCTGCTTTTCGACGGCGCCGACCTCTGTCTCAACCGCGACCGGGACATCTGGCTGCGCGTCGCCGAGCATCCGGAGATCGTGCCCTATCGGGGCGAGGACGTGATCGTCGGCGACGGCACCAGCGTGCTCGGGGCCGACAACAAGGCGGCGATCGCGGTCCTGATGACCCTGCTGGCGACCCTGACGCCGGACGATCCGCATGGCGACATCTGGGTGGCCTTCGTGCCCGACGAGGAGATCGGGCTGCGCGGCGCCAAGGCCCTCGACCTCGCGCGCTTGCCCGTCGATTTCGCCTACACGATCGACGCCTGCGGCCTCGGCGAGGTGGTAATCGAGACCTTCAACGCGGCCGGTGCCGAGATCGTGTTCACGGGTGTGGCCGCGCATCCGATGTCGGCCAAGGGCGTGATGGTGAACCCGCTCCTGATGGCGCACGACTTCATCTCCCGGTTCGACCGGGCCGAGACGCCGGAGAACACCGAGGGGCGCGAGGGCTACATCTGGTTCAACGGCCTCCAGGCCCATTCCGGCGAGGCCCGCCTCCAGGCGATGATCCGCGACTTCGACAAGGCGAACTTCGCCGCCCGCAAGGCGCGCCTGCACGCGGTGACCGAGGAGATCGCCGCCCTCTACCCGACCGGCCGGGTGGACTGCCGGATCACCGACACCTACGGCAACATCCACGACAGCCTCGGCGACGATCGCCGCTCGGTCGACCTCCTGTTCGCCGCGCTCAAAGCCGAGGGGATCGCCCCGCGCCAGATCCCGATGCGCGGCGGCACCGACGGCGCGGCGCTCTCGGCCCGTGGGCTCCCGACGCCGAACTACTTCACCGGGGCGCACAATTTCCACTCGCGGTTCGAGTTCCTGCCGGTCTCGGCCTTCGCGGCGTCGTGGCGGGTGACGCGGCGGATCTGTTTGCTGGCGGCGGGGTAG
- a CDS encoding TetR/AcrR family transcriptional regulator, giving the protein MLNPPMPRSLDPETVPAPEAAPRQTRRYAQKRDAILHAAAALINEAGVKGTTLADVARSVGLMTNSVTYYYRRKEDLAAACFLHTIGVLDGLVAQAEGAPDGPARLARLLDLAAAHRAAMAMGEEPDIAVLNDVRALPAPQAESVFAAYNALFRRLRGLFDGDGLDRRDRNARTHLLLSVIHSTRLWIGRYEPRDYARAGARMTDLLTRGMAAAGSEWRPALLPEQAPQEESEVSPEAFLRAATILINQQGYRGASVEKISGLLKVTKGSFYHHNDNKDDLVANCFSRSFAQIRAVQDAADARGGSGWDRICTASATLVRSQLGPGGPLLRVTAFSALPEALRTETRRTMNRLTERFGFCLVDGMADGSVRPLDAGIAAQLVSSMVNAAAELPAWVPGVTPENAADLYARPLFLGLFAPAAR; this is encoded by the coding sequence GTGCTCAATCCCCCCATGCCCCGCAGCCTCGATCCCGAGACCGTGCCCGCCCCCGAGGCGGCGCCGCGCCAGACCCGGCGCTACGCCCAGAAGCGCGACGCGATCCTCCACGCCGCCGCCGCCCTGATCAACGAGGCCGGGGTGAAGGGCACGACGCTGGCCGACGTCGCCCGCAGCGTCGGGCTGATGACGAACAGCGTCACCTACTATTACCGCCGCAAGGAGGACCTGGCGGCGGCCTGCTTCCTGCACACGATCGGGGTGCTCGACGGGCTGGTGGCGCAGGCGGAAGGCGCCCCCGACGGGCCGGCGCGGCTCGCTCGCCTCCTCGACCTCGCGGCCGCCCACCGGGCCGCGATGGCGATGGGCGAGGAGCCGGACATCGCCGTGCTCAACGACGTGCGGGCCCTGCCCGCCCCCCAGGCCGAGAGCGTGTTTGCCGCCTACAACGCGCTGTTTCGCCGCCTGCGCGGCCTGTTCGACGGGGACGGCCTCGACCGGCGGGACCGCAACGCCCGCACCCACCTGCTGCTCTCGGTGATCCACTCGACCCGGCTGTGGATCGGCCGCTACGAGCCGCGGGACTATGCCCGGGCCGGCGCCCGGATGACCGACCTGCTCACCCGCGGCATGGCGGCGGCAGGCTCCGAGTGGCGCCCGGCCCTGCTGCCCGAACAGGCGCCGCAGGAGGAGAGCGAGGTGTCGCCGGAGGCCTTCCTGCGCGCCGCCACCATCCTCATCAACCAGCAGGGCTATCGCGGCGCCTCGGTGGAGAAGATTTCGGGGCTCCTCAAGGTCACCAAGGGCTCGTTCTACCACCACAACGACAACAAGGACGACCTCGTCGCCAATTGCTTCTCCCGCAGCTTCGCGCAGATCCGGGCGGTGCAGGACGCGGCGGATGCGCGGGGCGGCAGCGGCTGGGACCGGATCTGCACCGCCTCGGCGACGCTGGTGCGCAGCCAGCTCGGCCCCGGCGGTCCCTTGCTGCGCGTCACCGCCTTCAGCGCCCTGCCGGAGGCCCTGCGCACCGAGACGCGGCGCACCATGAACCGCCTGACCGAGCGCTTCGGCTTCTGCCTCGTCGACGGCATGGCCGACGGCTCGGTCCGCCCGCTCGATGCCGGCATCGCGGCGCAACTCGTCTCCAGCATGGTCAACGCCGCCGCCGAGCTGCCCGCCTGGGTGCCGGGCGTGACGCCGGAGAATGCGGCCGACCTCTACGCCCGGCCGCTGTTCCTGGGGCTGTTCGCGCCGGCGGCGCGCTGA
- a CDS encoding NAD-dependent epimerase/dehydratase family protein, which produces MRFLVTGTAGFIGFHLARRLLQAGHEVVGVDGLTDYYDVALKRARLAQLDALPGFSAHEFLLEEPGAFMRLMGEARPDVVVHLAAQAGVRYSLEHPEAYVSGNVVGTFQVLEGCRAHPVRHLLFASTSSAYGGNRDVPFRETDRAVWPLTIYAASKIAGEAMAHSYAHLWKIPTTAFRFFTVYGPWGRPDMALFLFTRKILAGEPIEVYDHGRAVRDFTYIDDLVESITRLIDAPPPLPGANPVSAADTLSPVAPYRMVNIGGGRPVSVAVMLDALEAALGARAVRHLRDLPPGDVERTEASTELLRDLVGYVPATPLSSGIPAFVAWYREHYGTGA; this is translated from the coding sequence ATGCGCTTCCTCGTGACAGGCACGGCCGGCTTCATCGGCTTCCACCTCGCCCGGCGCCTGCTGCAGGCCGGCCACGAGGTCGTGGGGGTCGACGGGCTGACCGACTACTACGACGTCGCCCTGAAGCGGGCGCGGCTGGCGCAGCTCGACGCGCTGCCGGGCTTCTCGGCGCACGAGTTCCTGCTGGAGGAGCCCGGCGCCTTCATGCGCCTGATGGGCGAGGCGCGCCCCGACGTGGTAGTGCATCTCGCCGCGCAGGCCGGGGTGCGCTACAGCCTGGAGCACCCGGAGGCCTACGTATCGGGCAACGTGGTCGGGACCTTCCAGGTGCTGGAGGGCTGCCGGGCGCATCCGGTGCGCCACCTGCTCTTCGCCTCGACCTCCTCGGCCTATGGCGGCAACCGGGATGTGCCGTTCCGCGAGACCGACCGGGCGGTCTGGCCGCTCACCATCTACGCCGCCTCGAAGATCGCCGGCGAGGCGATGGCGCATTCCTACGCTCATCTGTGGAAGATCCCGACGACCGCGTTCCGGTTCTTCACCGTCTACGGGCCGTGGGGCCGGCCCGACATGGCTTTGTTCCTGTTCACCCGGAAGATCCTGGCGGGGGAGCCGATCGAGGTCTACGACCACGGCCGCGCGGTTCGGGACTTCACCTATATCGACGACCTCGTCGAGAGCATCACCCGGCTGATCGACGCGCCCCCTCCCCTGCCGGGCGCGAATCCCGTCTCGGCGGCCGATACGTTGAGCCCGGTCGCGCCCTACCGGATGGTCAATATCGGCGGCGGCCGGCCGGTGAGCGTGGCGGTGATGCTCGATGCCCTGGAGGCGGCCCTGGGGGCGCGCGCCGTGCGCCACCTGCGCGACCTGCCGCCCGGCGACGTCGAGCGGACGGAAGCGAGCACCGAGCTCCTGCGCGACCTCGTCGGCTACGTGCCGGCGACGCCGCTCTCTTCCGGCATTCCGGCCTTCGTCGCCTGGTACCGGGAGCATTACGGCACCGGGGCCTGA
- a CDS encoding branched-chain amino acid ABC transporter permease codes for MSDITLQAFMAQLTIGLIGGCFYAMLSMGLAIIFGLLNIINFTHGAQFMMAAFLAWIGLTQGGPWLGQPDLQVNFWLALVLAPALVAVFGMAIERTLLRRLYHLDHLYGLLLTFGVALVMEGGFRYVFGVSGQGYEPPEILQGPVDVGFMLLPKYRVFVVVASLLICLATWYLFERTKLGAYLRAGTENPRLLQAFGINVPVMITLTYGFGVALAGIAGVLAAPIMQITPLMGGSLLNIVFAVVVIGGLGSILGAMLTGLGLGLIEGLTKVVYPEASTVVVFVIMALALLLRPAGLFGREA; via the coding sequence ATGTCGGACATCACCCTCCAGGCCTTCATGGCCCAGCTCACCATCGGGCTCATCGGCGGCTGCTTCTACGCCATGCTGAGCATGGGGCTGGCGATCATCTTCGGCCTCTTGAACATCATCAACTTCACCCACGGCGCCCAGTTCATGATGGCGGCGTTCCTGGCCTGGATCGGGCTGACTCAAGGAGGGCCCTGGCTCGGCCAGCCGGACCTCCAGGTGAATTTCTGGCTCGCTTTGGTCCTGGCGCCCGCCCTCGTCGCAGTGTTCGGCATGGCGATCGAGCGGACCCTGCTGCGCCGGCTCTACCACCTCGATCACCTCTACGGCCTGCTCCTCACCTTCGGGGTGGCCTTGGTGATGGAGGGCGGCTTTCGCTACGTCTTCGGCGTGTCGGGCCAGGGCTACGAGCCGCCGGAGATTCTTCAAGGTCCGGTCGATGTCGGCTTCATGCTGCTGCCCAAGTACCGGGTCTTCGTGGTCGTCGCCTCGCTGCTGATCTGCCTGGCCACCTGGTACCTGTTCGAGCGCACCAAGCTCGGCGCCTATCTTCGCGCCGGCACCGAGAATCCGCGCCTGCTCCAGGCCTTCGGCATCAACGTGCCGGTGATGATCACGCTCACCTACGGCTTCGGGGTGGCGCTCGCCGGCATCGCCGGGGTGCTGGCGGCTCCCATCATGCAGATCACCCCGCTGATGGGCGGGAGCCTGCTCAACATCGTCTTCGCCGTGGTGGTGATCGGCGGCCTCGGCTCGATCCTCGGCGCCATGCTGACCGGGCTCGGCCTCGGGCTGATCGAAGGCTTGACCAAGGTGGTCTATCCGGAGGCCTCGACCGTGGTGGTCTTCGTCATCATGGCCCTGGCGCTGCTCCTGCGCCCGGCCGGCCTGTTCGGGCGGGAGGCGTGA
- a CDS encoding replication initiator protein A, protein MSHRRNDQIDMVVPFVHFRDQRETMERPFFSIAKQKRLKEIDYTSPDGSVWVRVLPNQAYGMATIWDADILIWAASTICEMKKRGRNDIPRKLNFMPYDLLKGIGRETGGRQYKLLRDALFRLQSTSVRTNIRAEKAKRKERQFSWIDAFDDTIDEETNASRGMSITLSDWFYEGVLMDGGVLAIDPAYFGITGGRERWLYRIARKHAGGAGEGGFAISLPTLFDKSGAEGTYRRFKFEIAKIAKADELPGFVLRIEDKERGEPHLRMIRRDLVTEEGLIVAAPKPKRTRKPKASAELPLFRHLSDETIALCRKAHPGWDVYGLKTEFDHWLEGDATREPKNYESAFLGFAERFVRDAH, encoded by the coding sequence ATGAGCCATCGGCGCAACGACCAGATCGATATGGTGGTGCCCTTCGTGCACTTCCGCGACCAGCGGGAGACGATGGAGCGTCCGTTCTTCTCGATCGCCAAGCAGAAGCGCCTAAAGGAGATCGACTATACCAGCCCCGACGGCTCGGTCTGGGTGCGGGTGCTGCCGAACCAGGCCTACGGCATGGCGACGATCTGGGACGCCGACATCCTGATCTGGGCCGCCTCGACGATCTGCGAGATGAAGAAGCGCGGCCGCAACGACATCCCGCGCAAGCTCAACTTCATGCCCTACGACCTTCTGAAGGGGATCGGCCGCGAGACCGGCGGGCGGCAATACAAGCTGTTGCGCGACGCGCTGTTTCGCCTGCAATCGACCTCGGTGCGCACCAACATCCGGGCCGAGAAGGCCAAGCGCAAGGAACGCCAGTTCAGCTGGATCGACGCCTTCGACGACACGATCGACGAGGAGACCAATGCCAGCCGGGGCATGTCGATCACTCTGTCGGACTGGTTCTACGAGGGCGTGCTGATGGATGGCGGCGTGCTCGCCATCGACCCCGCCTATTTCGGCATCACCGGTGGGCGCGAGCGCTGGCTCTACCGCATCGCGCGCAAGCATGCCGGGGGCGCGGGCGAAGGGGGTTTCGCCATCAGCCTGCCGACCCTGTTCGACAAGTCGGGCGCGGAAGGGACCTATCGCCGGTTCAAGTTCGAGATCGCCAAGATCGCCAAGGCGGACGAACTGCCCGGCTTCGTCCTGCGGATCGAGGACAAGGAGCGCGGCGAGCCGCATCTGCGGATGATCCGCCGCGACCTCGTCACCGAGGAAGGGCTGATCGTCGCCGCGCCGAAGCCGAAGCGTACCCGCAAGCCGAAGGCGTCGGCCGAGCTGCCGCTCTTCCGCCACCTGTCCGACGAGACGATCGCCCTCTGCCGCAAGGCCCATCCCGGCTGGGACGTGTACGGGCTGAAGACCGAGTTCGACCACTGGCTCGAAGGCGACGCGACCCGCGAGCCGAAGAACTACGAGAGCGCCTTCCTGGGGTTTGCCGAGCGCTTCGTGCGCGATGCACACTGA
- a CDS encoding ABC transporter substrate-binding protein — MRSRVIGVALGLSLAALASGARAADKVSDGVVKVGILNDLSGIYSDFTGRGSAVAAQIAIDEMGSKVLGAPVELVAADHQNKPDIAANLAREWFDQGKVDMIADFPTSSTALAVMEIARQKNRVTMLSAGVAMAAITDKCSPLSAQWMVNTYALAAGTAKALMKAGRKSWYFVTADYTFGHSLEKDASAVVEAEGGKVLGVSRHPFPGGDFSSYMLKAQSTGAQVIALANAGSDTVNAVKQAAEYGIGRSDKQVIAPLLTYITDVKSLGLAKAQDMYLTEAFYWDYDDRSRAFAEKYFSKMKRMPSASQAAIYSAVLSYLKAIQAAGTDEAGAVMKQLRAMTIDDAVIRNGHLRADGALVHDLLLLQVKKPAESKRDWDFYHVKAVLKGDDVYPKPSDACPLNAKG, encoded by the coding sequence ATGCGGTCGCGTGTCATCGGAGTGGCCCTCGGGCTGTCGCTCGCCGCCCTGGCATCGGGCGCCCGCGCGGCCGACAAGGTCAGCGACGGGGTGGTGAAGGTCGGCATCCTCAACGACCTGTCGGGGATCTATTCCGACTTCACCGGCCGCGGCTCGGCGGTCGCGGCGCAGATCGCCATCGACGAGATGGGGAGCAAGGTGCTCGGCGCCCCGGTCGAGCTCGTCGCCGCCGACCACCAGAACAAGCCCGACATCGCCGCCAACCTCGCCCGTGAGTGGTTCGACCAGGGCAAGGTCGACATGATCGCCGACTTCCCGACCTCCTCGACGGCGCTCGCCGTGATGGAGATCGCGCGTCAGAAGAACCGGGTGACGATGCTCTCGGCCGGTGTCGCCATGGCGGCGATCACCGACAAGTGCTCGCCCCTGAGCGCGCAATGGATGGTCAACACCTACGCGCTCGCCGCCGGCACCGCCAAGGCCTTGATGAAGGCGGGGCGCAAGAGCTGGTACTTCGTCACCGCCGATTACACCTTCGGCCATTCCCTCGAGAAGGACGCGAGCGCGGTGGTCGAGGCCGAGGGCGGCAAGGTCTTAGGGGTCTCGCGCCATCCGTTCCCGGGCGGCGATTTCTCCTCCTACATGCTGAAGGCGCAGAGCACCGGCGCCCAGGTGATCGCGCTGGCCAATGCCGGCAGCGACACCGTCAACGCCGTCAAGCAGGCCGCCGAATACGGCATCGGCCGCAGCGACAAGCAGGTGATCGCGCCGCTGCTGACCTACATCACCGACGTGAAGAGCCTCGGCCTCGCCAAGGCCCAGGACATGTACCTCACGGAAGCGTTCTACTGGGATTACGACGACCGCTCGCGCGCCTTCGCGGAAAAATATTTTTCCAAGATGAAGCGGATGCCGAGCGCCTCGCAGGCCGCGATCTACTCGGCCGTCCTGAGCTACCTGAAGGCGATTCAGGCGGCGGGTACCGACGAGGCCGGGGCGGTGATGAAGCAACTGCGCGCCATGACCATCGACGACGCGGTGATCCGCAACGGTCACCTGCGCGCCGACGGGGCGCTGGTGCACGACCTGCTGCTGCTCCAGGTGAAGAAGCCGGCGGAATCGAAGCGCGACTGGGACTTCTACCACGTCAAGGCGGTGCTCAAGGGCGACGACGTCTACCCGAAGCCGAGCGACGCCTGCCCGCTGAACGCCAAGGGGTGA
- a CDS encoding ABC transporter ATP-binding protein has translation MPDTALETRGLTKAFGGFRAVRGLDLKVRRHTIHALIGPNGAGKTTVFNLLTKVHVPTDGQILYEGQDITRESSAAIARRGVVRSFQISAIFPNLSVRDNVRVALQRRLGTQYRFWRSGRSLQVLDDEAMRLLAEVGLAEAAESRAADLSYGRKRTLEIATTLALDPPFLLLDEPTQGMAIEDVDRIKRLIRRIAKGRTILMVEHNMSVVADLCDTITVLQRGEILAEGPYAAVSADPAVKAAYLGGGHG, from the coding sequence GTGCCCGACACCGCACTCGAGACCAGGGGGCTGACCAAGGCGTTCGGCGGCTTCCGGGCGGTGCGGGGGCTCGACCTCAAGGTCCGGCGGCACACGATCCACGCGCTGATCGGGCCGAACGGCGCCGGCAAGACCACGGTGTTCAACCTGCTCACCAAGGTCCACGTGCCGACGGACGGGCAGATCCTCTACGAGGGCCAGGACATCACTCGCGAGTCCTCGGCGGCGATCGCCCGGCGCGGGGTGGTACGCTCGTTCCAGATCTCGGCGATCTTCCCGAACCTCTCGGTGCGCGACAACGTCCGGGTGGCGCTCCAGCGCCGGCTCGGCACGCAGTACCGGTTCTGGCGCTCGGGCCGCTCGCTTCAGGTGCTCGACGACGAGGCGATGCGGCTCCTCGCCGAGGTCGGGCTGGCGGAAGCCGCGGAGTCCCGCGCCGCCGACCTGTCCTACGGCCGCAAGCGCACCCTCGAAATCGCCACGACGCTCGCCCTCGATCCGCCCTTCCTGCTCCTCGACGAGCCGACGCAGGGCATGGCGATCGAGGATGTCGACCGCATCAAGCGGCTGATCCGGCGCATCGCCAAGGGCCGCACGATCCTGATGGTGGAGCACAACATGTCGGTCGTGGCCGACCTCTGCGACACCATCACGGTGCTGCAACGGGGCGAGATCCTGGCGGAGGGGCCTTACGCCGCCGTCTCGGCCGATCCGGCGGTGAAGGCGGCCTATCTCGGGGGCGGGCATGGCTGA
- a CDS encoding ABC transporter ATP-binding protein — protein MAEIVLPEVVLETRGLQAWYGESHVLHGIDLTVREGECVTLIGRNGAGRTTTLRAILGLTDRRAGSVRVRGAEAIRLPPHRIARLGLGYCPEERGVYRTLTTRENLTLLPRLGEGGLPLDEVLALFPNLAERADSYGGRLSGGEQQMLALGRILTTGARILLLDEITEGLAPVIVEALGRAVAMLKSRGFTIVLVEQNFHFARHLADRHYVVEHGRIAAEIAAHEVEAREEEVGRLLGV, from the coding sequence ATGGCTGAGATCGTCTTGCCTGAGGTCGTCTTGGAAACCCGCGGCCTCCAGGCCTGGTACGGCGAGAGCCACGTTCTCCACGGCATCGACCTCACGGTGCGCGAGGGCGAGTGCGTGACGCTCATCGGCCGCAACGGCGCCGGCCGCACCACGACGTTGCGCGCCATCCTCGGCCTGACCGACCGGCGCGCCGGCTCGGTGCGGGTGCGGGGCGCCGAGGCGATCCGGCTGCCGCCGCACCGCATCGCGCGGCTCGGCCTCGGCTATTGCCCGGAGGAGCGCGGCGTCTACCGCACGCTTACCACCCGCGAGAACCTGACCCTGCTGCCGCGCCTCGGCGAGGGCGGGTTGCCGCTCGACGAGGTGCTGGCGCTGTTTCCCAACCTCGCCGAGCGGGCCGACAGCTATGGCGGCCGGCTCTCCGGCGGCGAGCAGCAGATGCTGGCGCTCGGCCGCATCCTCACCACCGGCGCCCGCATCCTGCTCCTCGACGAGATCACCGAGGGGCTGGCGCCGGTCATCGTCGAGGCTCTGGGCCGCGCCGTGGCGATGCTGAAGAGCCGCGGCTTCACCATCGTGCTGGTCGAGCAGAACTTCCACTTCGCCCGCCACCTCGCCGACCGCCACTACGTCGTCGAGCACGGCCGCATCGCCGCGGAGATCGCGGCGCACGAGGTCGAGGCGCGGGAGGAGGAGGTCGGGCGGTTGCTGGGGGTGTGA
- a CDS encoding glutathione binding-like protein codes for MIQLYAWDTPNGRKISVALEEMGLTYRVEPVDITKGRQFEPAFLRLSPNNRIPAIVDSEGPDGAPISVFESGAILVYLAEKTGLFLPASGRGRVQVMEWLMWQMGGFGPMPGQVHHFLGVDEKDRAYGLERYQKETRRLYGVLDKRLGEGEFVAGALSIADFAILGWAWRHARHRVDLADYPNVQRWYEALMARPAVQRGFSVALT; via the coding sequence ATGATCCAGCTCTATGCCTGGGACACGCCGAACGGCCGCAAGATCAGCGTCGCCCTGGAGGAGATGGGCCTGACCTACCGGGTCGAGCCGGTGGACATCACCAAGGGCCGGCAATTCGAGCCGGCCTTCCTGCGCTTGAGCCCGAACAACCGCATCCCGGCGATCGTCGATTCGGAGGGGCCGGACGGGGCGCCGATCTCGGTCTTCGAATCCGGCGCGATCCTGGTCTACCTCGCCGAGAAGACCGGGCTGTTCCTGCCCGCCTCCGGGCGCGGCCGGGTCCAGGTCATGGAGTGGCTGATGTGGCAGATGGGCGGTTTCGGGCCGATGCCGGGCCAGGTCCACCACTTCCTCGGCGTCGACGAAAAGGATCGCGCCTACGGGCTCGAGCGCTACCAGAAGGAAACGCGCCGGCTCTACGGCGTGCTCGATAAACGGCTGGGGGAGGGGGAGTTCGTCGCCGGCGCCCTCTCGATCGCCGATTTCGCGATTCTCGGTTGGGCCTGGCGCCACGCCCGGCACCGCGTCGATCTCGCGGACTATCCGAACGTGCAGCGCTGGTACGAGGCGCTGATGGCGCGGCCGGCGGTGCAGCGCGGCTTTTCGGTGGCGCTCACCTGA
- the hutU gene encoding urocanate hydratase, translated as MTRIDNARIVRAPHGTTLTAKSWLTEAPLRMLMNNLDPDVAERPGELVVYGGIGRAARDWASFDRIVAALRDLDDDQTLLVQSGKPVGVFRTHADAPRVLIANSNLVPHWATWEHFHELDRKGLMMYGQMTAGSWIYIGSQGIVQGTYETFVEMGRQHYAGDLSGRWILTAGLGGMGGAQTLAATMAGASCLAVEAQASRIEFRLRTGYVDVQARDLDHALELIEESCRNKTPRSVALLGNAAEIFGELYARGVRPDCVTDQTSAHDPVNGYLPAGWTVAEWEAKRETDPAAVAAAAKRSMAVHVRAMLDFHRAGVPVVDYGNNIRQMALEEGVEDAFAFPGFVPAYIRPLFCRGIGPFRWCALSGDPEDIYRTDAKVKELLPDNHHLHRWLDMARDKIRFQGLPARICWVGLGDRHRLGLAFNEMVRKGELKAPIVIGRDHLDSGSVASPNRETEAMRDGSDAVSDWPLLNALLNTASGATWVSLHHGGGVGMGFSQHAGMVIVCDGSEAADRRLERVLWNDPATGVMRHADAGYEEAEACAREHGLDLPSLV; from the coding sequence ATGACCCGCATCGACAACGCCCGCATCGTCCGCGCGCCCCACGGCACCACCCTCACCGCCAAGAGCTGGCTGACCGAGGCGCCGCTGCGGATGCTGATGAACAACCTCGATCCCGACGTGGCCGAGCGGCCGGGCGAGCTGGTGGTCTATGGCGGCATCGGCCGCGCGGCGCGGGACTGGGCGAGCTTCGACCGCATCGTGGCGGCCCTGCGCGACCTCGACGACGATCAGACCCTGCTGGTCCAGTCCGGCAAGCCGGTCGGGGTCTTCCGCACCCATGCGGATGCCCCCCGCGTGCTGATCGCCAACTCGAACCTGGTGCCGCACTGGGCGACCTGGGAGCATTTCCACGAGCTCGATCGCAAGGGCCTGATGATGTACGGCCAGATGACGGCCGGGTCCTGGATCTATATCGGCAGCCAGGGCATCGTTCAGGGCACCTACGAGACCTTCGTCGAGATGGGCCGCCAGCATTATGCCGGCGATCTCTCCGGCCGCTGGATTCTCACCGCGGGTCTCGGCGGCATGGGCGGCGCGCAGACGCTGGCCGCCACCATGGCGGGGGCCTCCTGCCTCGCCGTCGAGGCGCAGGCCTCGCGCATCGAGTTCCGGTTGCGCACCGGTTACGTCGACGTCCAGGCCCGCGACCTCGACCACGCCCTCGAACTGATCGAGGAATCCTGCCGCAACAAGACCCCGCGCTCGGTGGCGTTGCTCGGCAACGCGGCCGAGATCTTCGGCGAACTCTACGCCCGCGGCGTGCGCCCCGATTGCGTCACCGACCAGACCTCGGCCCACGATCCGGTCAACGGCTACCTGCCGGCGGGCTGGACGGTGGCCGAATGGGAAGCGAAGCGCGAGACCGATCCGGCCGCGGTGGCGGCGGCGGCGAAACGCTCGATGGCGGTGCATGTCCGGGCGATGCTCGATTTCCACCGCGCCGGCGTGCCGGTGGTCGATTACGGCAACAACATCCGCCAGATGGCGCTGGAAGAGGGGGTCGAGGACGCCTTCGCCTTTCCGGGCTTCGTGCCGGCCTACATTCGCCCGCTCTTCTGCCGCGGAATCGGGCCGTTCCGCTGGTGCGCCCTCTCGGGCGACCCCGAGGACATCTATCGCACCGACGCCAAGGTGAAGGAGCTTCTGCCCGACAACCACCACCTCCACCGCTGGCTCGACATGGCGCGGGACAAGATCAGGTTCCAGGGCCTGCCGGCGCGGATCTGCTGGGTAGGCCTCGGCGACCGCCACCGCCTCGGGCTGGCCTTCAACGAGATGGTGCGCAAGGGCGAGTTGAAGGCGCCGATCGTCATCGGGCGCGACCACCTCGATTCCGGCTCGGTCGCCTCGCCGAACCGCGAGACGGAAGCCATGCGCGACGGCTCGGACGCGGTCTCCGACTGGCCTTTGCTCAACGCGCTCCTCAACACCGCGTCGGGCGCCACCTGGGTCTCGCTGCATCACGGCGGCGGCGTCGGGATGGGATTCTCGCAGCATGCCGGCATGGTGATCGTCTGCGACGGCAGCGAGGCCGCGGATCGGCGCCTCGAGCGGGTTTTGTGGAACGACCCCGCCACCGGCGTGATGCGCCACGCCGATGCCGGCTACGAGGAGGCCGAGGCCTGCGCCCGGGAGCATGGGCTGGATTTGCCGTCCCTCGTGTGA